One Chryseobacterium sp. StRB126 genomic region harbors:
- a CDS encoding M12 family metallopeptidase translates to MELHKKILLGSFISMALVSCNTTNDSVDEKAPQDQQALSGLLAIPQADIPAGFEKTQMCKDVYLPGEDKAPGTASKGAVITSKKWANGSVITVGLYGGSTYVRNKVIQYANEWSKYANITFNFVTSGAPQIRVTFTSGAGSYSYIGKDALSIASNKETMNFGWFNDSTSDTEFSRTVIHEFGHALGMIHEHQHPLAAIPWDKPKVYAYYAGAPNYWTQAQVDNNLFAKYSTSQTQYSAYDTQSIMHYSISSTLTTNGFSVGSNTVLSPTDKQFIATVYPK, encoded by the coding sequence ATGGAACTACACAAAAAGATCTTATTAGGATCATTTATTTCAATGGCTTTAGTATCATGTAACACTACAAATGATAGTGTGGATGAAAAAGCCCCACAAGACCAACAAGCACTTTCAGGATTACTGGCCATCCCTCAGGCAGATATCCCTGCTGGTTTCGAAAAAACACAAATGTGTAAAGATGTTTATCTTCCCGGAGAGGATAAGGCTCCAGGAACGGCTTCTAAAGGAGCTGTTATTACCAGTAAAAAATGGGCAAATGGCAGTGTTATCACTGTAGGTCTTTACGGAGGAAGTACCTATGTTCGCAACAAGGTGATACAATATGCTAACGAATGGTCCAAATATGCCAACATTACTTTTAATTTTGTTACCAGTGGAGCACCACAAATTCGTGTAACATTTACCTCTGGTGCCGGATCTTATTCATATATTGGAAAAGATGCTCTTAGTATTGCCTCTAATAAGGAAACCATGAACTTTGGCTGGTTTAATGATTCAACAAGTGATACGGAATTCAGCAGAACAGTTATTCATGAATTTGGTCATGCACTTGGAATGATCCATGAGCATCAGCATCCTTTAGCCGCTATTCCATGGGATAAGCCAAAAGTATATGCTTATTATGCAGGTGCTCCCAATTACTGGACTCAAGCTCAGGTAGACAACAACCTTTTTGCAAAATATTCAACTTCACAAACACAATATAGTGCTTACGATACCCAATCTATTATGCATTATAGCATCAGCTCAACACTAACCACAAACGGATTCAGTGTTGGAAGCAATACCGTTTTATCTCCTACAGATAAGCAATTTATTGCAACAGTATATCCAAAATAA
- a CDS encoding MarR family winged helix-turn-helix transcriptional regulator gives MNYTLIKDFIDLLQEFEAEVHACPDLYPGTIQGFKAWISDKDNSKQEDHPEEPYWDGKENGRTPESAISTLLVHLNRYAKTYSKSAISDSEFSTQEDFIYLINLKAFGEMTKMALIKKNIHEKPVGMLIIGRLLRQGLIEQTDSDLDKRSKLIRITERGLLILENQMEKIRQATNIVAGNLNYHEKMELIRILNKLDRFHYPIFLRNINSDQLIRTVYDEYTFKTF, from the coding sequence ATGAATTATACACTTATTAAAGATTTTATAGACTTACTGCAGGAGTTTGAAGCAGAGGTCCACGCTTGTCCTGATTTGTATCCGGGAACTATTCAGGGTTTTAAAGCATGGATTTCTGATAAGGATAATAGTAAGCAGGAAGATCATCCTGAAGAACCTTATTGGGATGGGAAAGAAAATGGAAGAACACCGGAAAGTGCCATAAGTACATTGCTTGTTCATCTTAACCGATATGCAAAAACATACTCAAAGTCTGCCATCTCAGATTCAGAATTCTCTACCCAGGAAGACTTTATTTATCTGATTAATTTGAAAGCTTTTGGTGAGATGACTAAGATGGCGCTTATCAAAAAAAACATTCATGAAAAGCCCGTGGGTATGCTTATTATTGGCAGACTGTTACGTCAGGGACTTATTGAGCAGACAGATTCTGATTTGGATAAACGCAGTAAGTTAATCCGTATTACTGAAAGAGGATTATTAATTTTGGAAAATCAAATGGAAAAGATTCGTCAGGCAACCAATATCGTAGCTGGAAATCTCAATTATCATGAAAAGATGGAGCTTATACGTATTTTAAATAAACTGGATCGTTTTCATTATCCTATTTTTTTACGAAATATCAATTCTGATCAGCTCATCAGAACAGTATATGATGAGTATACATTTAAGACTTTTTAG
- the hemH gene encoding ferrochelatase: MAKKGILLINLGSPRSTAVEDVKEYLDEFLMDERVIDYRWIFRALLVQGIILKTRPAKSAEAYKMVWTDEGSPLIVITEKIRKKLQKLIDVPVEIGMRYAEPSIETGIRNLVEKGITEIVLFPLYPQYAMSTTETVIEKAEEIRKKKFPGVRINYVQSFYNRDLYTDCLAESIREKLPENFDALLFSYHGVPERHIYKTDPTKTCNMNDCCYKDTHPSHSFCYRHQCFNTTDRVIRKLELPKDKVIVSFQSRLGKDKWIEPYTDHTLETIPPKGIKNLAIVCPAFVSDCLETLEEISVEGKELFLEAGGESFTYIPCLNDEDRWIEVIRILCEEQLNQFYLL, translated from the coding sequence TTGGCTAAAAAAGGAATTTTATTGATCAATCTTGGCTCTCCGAGATCTACTGCAGTAGAAGATGTAAAGGAATATCTGGATGAATTTTTAATGGATGAAAGGGTAATTGATTACCGTTGGATCTTTCGGGCACTTCTTGTTCAGGGAATTATCCTGAAAACAAGACCTGCTAAATCTGCAGAAGCCTACAAAATGGTATGGACAGATGAGGGCTCACCATTAATCGTTATTACAGAAAAGATTCGGAAAAAACTTCAAAAGCTGATAGATGTGCCAGTGGAAATAGGAATGAGATATGCTGAACCAAGTATTGAGACAGGCATCAGGAATCTTGTTGAAAAAGGAATCACGGAAATTGTACTGTTTCCTCTTTATCCACAATATGCAATGAGTACCACTGAAACTGTTATTGAAAAAGCAGAAGAGATCAGAAAGAAAAAATTCCCAGGTGTAAGAATCAACTACGTACAGTCTTTTTATAACCGGGATCTATATACAGACTGTCTGGCGGAAAGTATCAGGGAAAAGCTTCCAGAAAATTTTGATGCTTTACTATTTTCTTACCATGGCGTTCCTGAACGGCATATTTACAAAACAGATCCAACAAAGACGTGTAATATGAACGATTGCTGTTATAAAGATACGCATCCCAGTCATTCATTTTGCTATCGTCATCAGTGTTTTAATACTACCGATCGGGTCATCAGAAAGCTTGAATTGCCAAAAGATAAAGTTATTGTTTCTTTTCAGTCCAGATTAGGAAAAGACAAATGGATAGAACCTTATACAGATCATACATTAGAAACTATTCCCCCAAAAGGAATTAAAAATCTTGCGATTGTTTGTCCTGCATTTGTTTCAGACTGCCTGGAAACCCTGGAAGAGATTTCCGTTGAAGGAAAAGAGCTGTTTTTGGAAGCTGGTGGGGAGAGCTTCACCTATATACCTTGTCTGAATGATGAGGACCGTTGGATTGAAGTCATTCGTATATTATGTGAAGAACAACTTAATCAATTTTATTTATTATAG
- a CDS encoding cryptochrome/photolyase family protein, with translation MNKVNIFWFRRDLRLNDNIGLHHALSTGLKVIPVFIFDTDILDQLQNKNDKRVDYIHQALQEIHKDLKKHNSGLYVYHGTPIEVFKRIIRDFNIDTVFSNRDYEPQALQRDRQVADLLLKHHIQFKNFKDQVIFEKNNILKNDLSPYTVFTPYSKKWKENLKNIESVTINLAQFADYNGSSEIISLKEIGFEKTDLEFIKPVLESSIIDSYDKYRDFPAMDHTSHLGTALRFGIISIRKCVKYAVKHNEGWLNELIWREFFMQILYHFPSVVHQCFKKKYENIVWRNNEKEFKAWCEGKTGYPIVDAGMRQLNETGFMHNRLRMITASFLTKHLLIDWRWGEAYFAEKLLDYDLAANNGNWQWAAGCGCDAAPYFRIFNPYEQTKKFDKDTQYIRRWLPEDYNEEPIVEHAKARERVLKAYKEALAE, from the coding sequence ATGAATAAAGTGAATATTTTTTGGTTCAGAAGAGATCTTAGATTGAATGATAATATAGGGCTTCATCATGCACTGAGTACAGGATTAAAGGTTATTCCGGTTTTTATTTTTGATACTGATATACTGGATCAACTTCAGAATAAAAATGATAAAAGAGTAGATTATATTCATCAGGCTTTACAGGAAATTCATAAAGATCTGAAAAAACATAACAGTGGTCTTTATGTTTATCATGGTACTCCAATAGAAGTATTTAAAAGAATAATCCGGGATTTTAATATTGATACGGTCTTTAGCAACAGAGATTATGAACCGCAAGCCCTACAACGGGACCGGCAGGTAGCTGATTTGCTGTTGAAACATCATATTCAATTTAAAAATTTTAAGGATCAGGTTATTTTTGAGAAAAATAATATTTTGAAAAATGATCTTTCTCCCTATACTGTTTTTACCCCATACTCAAAGAAATGGAAAGAAAATTTGAAGAATATAGAATCGGTTACTATAAACCTGGCACAGTTTGCAGATTATAACGGATCTTCTGAAATCATTTCATTAAAAGAAATTGGATTTGAGAAAACAGATCTTGAATTTATAAAACCGGTGCTGGAGAGCAGTATAATAGATTCTTATGATAAGTACCGGGATTTTCCTGCAATGGATCATACCAGTCATCTTGGGACTGCACTTCGTTTTGGAATTATTTCAATTCGCAAATGTGTAAAATATGCAGTTAAGCATAACGAAGGATGGCTTAATGAACTTATATGGAGAGAATTTTTCATGCAGATTCTGTATCATTTTCCAAGTGTTGTTCATCAATGTTTTAAAAAGAAATATGAGAATATTGTGTGGAGGAACAATGAAAAAGAATTTAAGGCGTGGTGTGAAGGTAAAACCGGATATCCAATTGTAGATGCCGGAATGAGACAGCTCAATGAGACAGGATTTATGCACAACAGACTAAGAATGATCACAGCAAGTTTCCTTACTAAGCATTTGCTTATTGATTGGAGGTGGGGAGAGGCCTATTTTGCCGAAAAGCTGCTGGACTACGATTTGGCTGCCAATAATGGAAACTGGCAATGGGCGGCAGGTTGTGGTTGTGATGCTGCGCCTTATTTTAGGATATTCAATCCCTATGAGCAGACAAAAAAGTTTGATAAAGATACTCAATATATCAGAAGGTGGCTTCCGGAAGATTATAACGAAGAACCTATCGTAGAACATGCAAAAGCCAGAGAAAGAGTATTAAAGGCTTACAAAGAAGCACTGGCAGAATAA
- the ribA gene encoding GTP cyclohydrolase II: protein MLKIQAQSKIPTDYGLFTVYAFSESEEDWTPHLVWVAENTDFAGTVNVRFHSECITGEVFHSKKCECGQQLDAAMKYMSENGGVIIYLRQEGRNIGIINKLRAYELQEQGWDTVDANLKLGLPADGRNFDMAVEMLAILKIKEINLLTNNPEKIKSVENSNIVLNSRIPLEIDSNEVNESYLLKKKNYFGHLLENF from the coding sequence ATGCTCAAAATACAAGCACAATCAAAAATACCTACAGATTATGGGTTATTCACTGTATATGCATTTTCAGAAAGTGAAGAAGACTGGACTCCTCACTTGGTTTGGGTGGCGGAAAATACAGATTTTGCCGGGACGGTAAATGTACGTTTTCATTCAGAATGCATCACCGGAGAAGTTTTTCATTCCAAAAAATGCGAATGCGGGCAACAGCTGGATGCTGCTATGAAATATATGTCAGAAAATGGTGGAGTCATCATCTATCTCAGACAGGAAGGAAGAAATATTGGAATTATTAATAAACTTAGGGCCTATGAGCTTCAAGAACAGGGCTGGGATACTGTTGATGCCAATTTGAAACTGGGGCTGCCTGCAGACGGAAGAAACTTTGATATGGCAGTTGAAATGCTGGCTATTCTGAAGATAAAAGAGATCAACTTGCTGACTAATAATCCCGAAAAGATCAAATCGGTAGAGAACAGTAACATCGTTCTCAACAGCAGAATTCCTTTGGAAATTGATTCTAATGAAGTGAATGAAAGTTATCTCCTTAAGAAAAAGAATTACTTCGGTCATCTTTTGGAAAATTTTTAA
- a CDS encoding lipocalin family protein has protein sequence MKNRVTFIVLLGLVLLNTLTSCSSMPEKARPVSPFDVNRYLGTWYEIARFDYRFEKDLDNAIAQYSLNADGSVKVVNSGYNFKKNKWVSVNGTAKFRGRKDVAALKVSFFGPFYAGYNVVALENYKYALVAGKNLDYLWILSREKTIPENIKQIFISKAQEMGYDTLKLIWVKQDKKSPFEQ, from the coding sequence ATGAAAAATAGAGTAACTTTTATTGTATTGCTGGGTTTAGTCTTATTAAATACTCTTACCTCCTGTTCTTCTATGCCTGAAAAAGCACGACCTGTGAGCCCGTTTGATGTCAACCGGTATTTAGGTACATGGTATGAAATAGCCAGATTCGATTATCGTTTTGAAAAAGATCTTGATAATGCAATAGCTCAGTACAGTCTTAATGCAGACGGAAGTGTAAAAGTAGTCAACAGCGGATATAATTTTAAAAAGAATAAATGGGTTTCTGTAAATGGTACTGCCAAATTCAGGGGAAGGAAAGATGTTGCAGCCCTAAAAGTGAGTTTTTTCGGACCGTTTTATGCAGGATATAACGTAGTTGCGCTGGAAAATTACAAATATGCATTGGTTGCCGGGAAGAATTTAGACTATCTGTGGATTCTTTCCCGTGAGAAAACCATTCCGGAAAATATAAAACAAATTTTTATCTCCAAAGCTCAGGAGATGGGTTATGATACATTAAAACTTATTTGGGTAAAGCAGGATAAGAAAAGTCCATTTGAACAATAG
- a CDS encoding lycopene cyclase domain-containing protein: MMPYTYLLINFFTVIICFLASFDRRIQFNKLFGKFLLSSTIVAVPFIIWDIWFTAKGVWWFDLNYTLGAKIAGLPVEEWLFFYCIPFACVFTYYCLEKFFNLDWANVLNNLIVFTAVIFLSVTGILYYERIYTLLTVIVTIITLCYLHFIAQKEWLGKASFVYLLLMPGFFAVNGILTGSLIPSPVVNYNPDDFLGVRMGTIPVEDAVYGYSQFLLNIYFFKKITKNEK; the protein is encoded by the coding sequence ATGATGCCTTATACTTACCTACTGATTAACTTTTTTACTGTCATTATTTGCTTTTTGGCCTCTTTTGACAGAAGGATACAATTCAATAAGCTTTTCGGAAAATTTCTACTGTCATCTACCATCGTGGCAGTTCCTTTTATTATTTGGGACATATGGTTTACTGCAAAAGGAGTGTGGTGGTTTGATCTCAATTATACCTTAGGAGCTAAAATAGCAGGACTTCCCGTTGAAGAATGGCTGTTTTTTTACTGTATTCCTTTTGCCTGTGTTTTCACTTACTATTGTCTGGAAAAGTTTTTTAATCTTGATTGGGCTAATGTATTAAATAATCTCATTGTATTTACCGCGGTTATTTTTCTTAGTGTGACAGGGATTCTTTATTATGAAAGAATATATACTCTGCTTACTGTGATCGTAACGATAATCACGCTTTGCTATCTCCATTTTATCGCTCAAAAAGAATGGTTAGGAAAGGCCAGTTTTGTATATCTGCTTTTAATGCCCGGCTTTTTTGCAGTGAATGGAATTCTGACAGGCTCTTTAATTCCTTCGCCGGTAGTTAACTATAATCCTGATGACTTTTTAGGGGTGAGAATGGGAACTATCCCTGTTGAAGATGCCGTTTACGGGTACAGCCAGTTTTTATTAAATATTTATTTCTTTAAAAAAATAACCAAAAATGAAAAATAG
- a CDS encoding sterol desaturase family protein, which translates to MNFLIVFGVCIFMEGATWLIHRYIMHGFLWCLHRDHHDHSHNGKLERNDLFFFIFASPAIALLYLGVKQEFSYCFFIGLGISIYGMAYFFVHDVFIHQRAKVFTKTKNPYFLAIRRAHKQHHKHLGKEEGECFGFLWVPVKYFKMYFNKK; encoded by the coding sequence ATGAATTTTCTGATCGTTTTTGGAGTATGCATTTTCATGGAAGGAGCTACCTGGTTAATTCATCGGTATATTATGCATGGGTTTTTATGGTGCCTGCACAGGGACCATCATGATCATAGTCATAATGGGAAACTTGAAAGAAATGATCTGTTCTTTTTCATTTTTGCAAGCCCAGCCATTGCTTTATTATATCTTGGAGTAAAGCAGGAATTCAGTTATTGTTTTTTTATCGGTCTTGGAATAAGCATTTACGGAATGGCTTATTTCTTTGTGCATGATGTTTTTATTCATCAGAGAGCAAAAGTTTTTACAAAAACAAAGAACCCGTATTTCCTTGCGATCAGACGTGCGCATAAGCAGCATCACAAACATCTGGGGAAAGAAGAGGGAGAATGTTTTGGCTTTCTGTGGGTTCCTGTTAAATATTTTAAAATGTATTTCAATAAAAAATGA
- a CDS encoding SRPBCC family protein, translating into MMYRLYREQQLNCNIETAWKFFSSPHNLSEITPESMNFVVLSTLRDQPIFKGMEINYTVSPLLGIPMKWMTIISQVEHYKSFTDFQKEGPYKYWNHFHEFIPNENGVLIKDTVDYELPMGILGKIAHQLFVKDKLKSIFDFRYKVLNDLFNNKHN; encoded by the coding sequence ATGATGTACAGATTATACAGAGAACAACAGCTGAATTGTAATATTGAAACGGCATGGAAGTTTTTTTCATCTCCTCATAATTTATCGGAAATAACTCCTGAAAGCATGAATTTTGTGGTTCTTTCAACCCTTCGGGACCAGCCTATTTTTAAAGGAATGGAAATAAATTATACTGTTTCTCCTTTGTTAGGAATTCCTATGAAATGGATGACCATTATTAGCCAGGTAGAACACTATAAAAGCTTTACAGACTTTCAGAAAGAAGGTCCGTATAAGTACTGGAACCATTTTCATGAATTTATTCCTAATGAGAATGGAGTACTCATTAAAGATACTGTAGATTATGAGCTCCCGATGGGGATCTTAGGTAAAATAGCTCATCAGTTATTTGTAAAAGATAAGCTCAAGAGTATTTTTGATTTCAGGTATAAGGTTTTAAATGATCTTTTTAACAATAAGCATAATTAA
- a CDS encoding phytoene/squalene synthase family protein, with protein sequence MKKLFDELSCEVSKHTTKKYSTSFSLGILALKPSIRPAVYAVYGYVRLADEIVDSFDGYDKEKLLKRLKAETYDALEDGISLNPILHSFQETVRQYDIDIQLINQFLHSMEMDLHKIDYNSDLYKEYIYGSAEVVGLMCLQIFTEGNLHQYEKLKPFAMKLGSAFQKVNFLRDLKDDYQILGRTYFPSLNMSVFDNTVKARIEKEIEEEFKEALQGIKKLPGSSIFGVYLAYRYYLSLFEKIKKTSSQNMLQKRIRIANSQKLVVAFKSYIRYKSAYF encoded by the coding sequence ATGAAAAAATTGTTTGATGAATTGTCTTGCGAAGTCAGTAAGCACACTACAAAAAAATACAGTACCAGTTTTTCATTAGGAATACTGGCATTGAAGCCTTCTATCAGGCCTGCTGTTTATGCTGTATATGGTTATGTGCGTCTTGCAGATGAGATTGTAGATAGTTTTGATGGCTATGATAAAGAGAAACTTCTGAAAAGATTAAAAGCTGAAACTTATGATGCGCTGGAAGATGGAATATCACTCAATCCTATTTTACATTCATTCCAGGAAACCGTTCGTCAGTATGATATTGATATACAGTTGATCAACCAGTTTTTACACAGCATGGAAATGGACCTTCATAAAATTGATTATAACTCAGATTTATATAAGGAGTATATCTATGGATCTGCGGAAGTGGTGGGGCTGATGTGTCTGCAGATATTTACAGAAGGCAATTTACACCAGTATGAAAAGCTTAAACCGTTTGCCATGAAACTAGGATCAGCTTTTCAGAAAGTTAATTTTTTACGGGATCTTAAAGATGATTATCAGATTTTAGGACGAACTTATTTTCCTTCCCTCAATATGTCGGTTTTTGATAATACAGTAAAAGCTAGGATTGAAAAAGAGATTGAAGAAGAATTTAAAGAAGCATTACAAGGAATAAAAAAGCTGCCGGGCTCATCCATTTTTGGAGTATATCTGGCATACCGATATTATCTTTCTCTGTTTGAAAAAATAAAGAAAACAAGCTCGCAGAATATGTTGCAAAAAAGAATCAGAATTGCCAATTCACAAAAGCTAGTGGTTGCATTCAAAAGTTATATCCGTTACAAATCTGCTTATTTCTGA
- a CDS encoding phytoene desaturase family protein — MNTGNLRKRIAVIGSGFSGLSAAAYAAKSGNEVHVFEKHHQPGGRARQFKTEQGYVFDMGPSWYWMPDIIEDFFSDFNCKTSDFFKLVSLDPQFEMVFSNEKVSVPEKNEDIRELFEKIEPGAGRQYDNFMQSAQFKYEVGMKEFVTQPCYSWLEFASLKIAGSALKLDLLSNFRKYVSGYFTDSKLRSLMEFPVIFLGASPQRIPALYSLMNYGGYVLGTKYPMGGFYQLVLAMKEVAEKQGVIFHFNHNVQKINVEKGTLTSLTVEGENYEFDAVIASSDYHHTETLIPATYRNYNEAYWTTRTFAPSCLIYYLGIKGKIPRLKHHTLFFENELDNHIDCIYKNEKWPAKPLFYACCPSKTDPDVAPEDCENLFLLLPLAPGIHDEESVREKYLMEMLVRIEKHTGEADIFSKIEYKRSYCVSDFISDYNAYKGNAYGLSNTLSQTAVLKPKIRNRKIRNLFYTGQLTVPGPGVPPSVISGKIVAAEVSKLK; from the coding sequence ATGAATACTGGAAACTTAAGAAAGAGAATTGCAGTGATAGGTTCCGGATTTTCCGGACTCTCTGCTGCTGCATATGCTGCGAAATCCGGAAATGAGGTACATGTATTTGAAAAGCATCATCAGCCAGGCGGTCGGGCAAGACAATTTAAGACAGAGCAAGGGTATGTTTTTGATATGGGACCCAGCTGGTACTGGATGCCTGATATCATTGAAGATTTTTTCTCTGATTTTAATTGTAAAACATCCGATTTTTTTAAGCTGGTTTCTTTGGATCCCCAATTTGAAATGGTTTTTTCAAATGAGAAGGTTTCAGTTCCTGAGAAAAATGAAGATATTCGTGAGCTATTTGAAAAAATAGAACCCGGAGCGGGCAGACAGTACGATAATTTTATGCAGTCTGCCCAATTTAAATATGAAGTGGGAATGAAAGAATTTGTAACACAGCCCTGTTATAGCTGGCTAGAATTTGCTTCTTTAAAAATAGCAGGCAGTGCATTGAAGCTTGATCTTTTAAGCAATTTCAGGAAGTATGTTTCAGGTTATTTTACAGATTCGAAACTCAGATCCTTAATGGAATTTCCGGTTATCTTTCTTGGAGCTTCGCCACAGCGTATTCCTGCACTTTACAGCCTTATGAATTACGGCGGATATGTTTTGGGGACAAAATATCCGATGGGAGGATTTTATCAGCTGGTTCTTGCTATGAAAGAAGTGGCTGAAAAACAGGGTGTTATTTTTCACTTTAATCATAATGTACAGAAAATCAATGTTGAAAAGGGAACGCTTACCTCATTAACAGTAGAGGGTGAAAATTATGAATTTGATGCAGTTATTGCTTCATCAGATTATCATCATACAGAAACATTAATACCTGCAACATACAGAAACTACAATGAGGCATATTGGACAACCAGAACTTTTGCACCTTCATGCCTTATTTATTATCTGGGAATCAAAGGGAAAATTCCTCGCTTAAAACATCATACACTTTTTTTTGAAAATGAGCTTGACAATCATATAGACTGTATTTATAAAAATGAGAAATGGCCTGCTAAACCTCTTTTTTATGCATGTTGTCCTTCAAAAACAGATCCTGATGTAGCCCCTGAAGACTGTGAAAATCTTTTTTTACTATTACCCCTTGCACCAGGAATACACGATGAGGAATCTGTAAGGGAAAAATATTTGATGGAAATGCTAGTAAGGATTGAAAAACATACTGGTGAAGCTGATATTTTTTCCAAAATCGAATATAAAAGAAGCTATTGTGTGAGTGATTTTATTTCAGATTATAATGCTTATAAAGGTAATGCCTACGGTTTATCCAATACTTTATCTCAGACAGCGGTCTTAAAACCTAAAATAAGAAACAGAAAGATCAGAAATCTTTTTTATACAGGGCAGCTAACGGTTCCCGGGCCCGGAGTTCCTCCATCAGTAATTTCAGGGAAAATTGTAGCAGCTGAAGTCAGTAAACTAAAATAA
- a CDS encoding DUF3570 domain-containing protein, with protein sequence MKKIVISIWALFGFISSKAQENTNTAPSKKLTFDEANLVSSYYHQDGNNSAVTGGIGSEKLTDLSNTIDVTMVKYDSKQRKNKFNLSVGIDHYTSASSDMIDLKANSSASHADTRIYPSLQWSRENESKGSTIFGGISFSTEFDYQSYGANIGFAQKTANRMGEFTAKFQTYFDQVKLVTPIELRTGNSTGREHENYGTSGRNTFALSLAYSQIINQNFQIEFLTDAVQQTGFLSLPFHRVYFTDGSVHQETLPDKRFKLPLGVRANYFLGDRFIFRTYYRYYTDSWGVRSNTFNIETPVKISPFVSISPFYRYYSQKGTKYFAPYEQHTAFDDYYTSNYDLSTFNSNFYGAGIRLSPKNGLFGIERLNMLEIRYGHYTKSVGMNSDIISLNLRFK encoded by the coding sequence ATGAAAAAAATTGTAATAAGTATATGGGCTCTCTTTGGGTTCATAAGCTCTAAGGCACAGGAAAACACTAATACAGCTCCGTCCAAAAAACTAACCTTTGATGAAGCCAACCTTGTATCCAGTTATTACCATCAGGACGGAAACAACTCTGCTGTTACCGGGGGAATAGGATCGGAGAAACTTACAGATCTTTCCAATACGATTGACGTTACGATGGTAAAATATGATAGCAAGCAGCGGAAAAATAAATTCAATCTGAGTGTAGGAATAGATCATTATACCTCAGCTTCATCAGATATGATTGATCTCAAAGCCAATTCTTCTGCCTCTCATGCGGATACCAGAATATATCCTTCACTACAGTGGAGCCGTGAGAATGAAAGCAAAGGGAGTACTATTTTCGGAGGAATCTCGTTTTCTACAGAATTTGATTACCAGTCTTACGGGGCCAATATTGGTTTTGCCCAGAAAACGGCCAACCGGATGGGAGAATTTACTGCAAAGTTTCAGACCTACTTTGATCAGGTAAAGCTGGTAACTCCAATAGAACTGCGTACAGGAAACTCAACAGGCAGAGAGCATGAAAACTATGGAACGAGCGGAAGAAATACCTTTGCTTTATCTTTAGCCTATTCCCAGATTATCAATCAGAATTTTCAGATTGAATTTTTGACAGATGCTGTACAGCAGACCGGCTTTCTAAGTCTTCCTTTTCATAGGGTCTATTTCACAGATGGTTCTGTTCATCAGGAGACACTTCCAGATAAAAGATTTAAGCTTCCATTGGGAGTGCGTGCTAATTATTTTCTGGGAGACCGGTTTATATTCAGGACCTATTACCGGTACTATACAGATAGCTGGGGCGTCAGATCAAATACTTTCAATATTGAGACCCCGGTAAAAATATCTCCTTTTGTTTCGATAAGCCCGTTCTATAGGTATTATTCTCAGAAAGGAACCAAATATTTTGCTCCTTATGAACAACATACAGCTTTTGACGATTATTATACAAGCAATTATGACCTGTCTACCTTTAACAGCAATTTTTATGGAGCAGGGATCCGGTTGAGTCCTAAAAATGGATTGTTTGGCATAGAACGTCTGAATATGCTGGAGATAAGATACGGACATTACACAAAATCTGTAGGAATGAATTCTGATATTATTTCTCTGAATCTGAGATTCAAATAG
- a CDS encoding DUF4266 domain-containing protein, with protein sequence MKNNIKKIGTGLVAFIIMILIHSCTALKEYEKSKLNDAEMALGNRTIEKTELSFQSYREGSSGANSGKVGGGCGCN encoded by the coding sequence ATGAAAAACAATATAAAAAAAATAGGGACCGGCCTGGTGGCTTTTATTATCATGATCCTTATCCATTCATGTACTGCTTTAAAAGAATACGAAAAAAGTAAGCTCAATGATGCCGAAATGGCATTGGGCAACAGGACTATAGAAAAGACAGAACTTAGTTTCCAATCCTACAGAGAGGGCTCATCAGGAGCTAACTCCGGAAAAGTGGGAGGGGGTTGCGGATGTAATTAG